From a single Chitinophaga sp. Cy-1792 genomic region:
- the dprA gene encoding DNA-processing protein DprA, translated as MPDELMYRIALTQVPMLGDVSIRKLLEHFDSAAAIFRARSWQLEKTAHIGSIKANAIRKFSDFTSIEKEISFLSDYDIQPLWIQDSSYPGRLKHCYDAPAMLYYKGKADLNGHRMVNVIGTRQPSPYGVQVCGQIVNDLCAAGVIIVSGLAYGIDIIAHRAALAAEQPTVGVLAHGLDRIYPSVHQDTAREMALKGGLLTDYRCGTLPDRQNFPRRNRIVAGLCDATIVIESGIKGGSLITAELANGYNRDVFCVPGRINEWHAAGCNSLIQQNKAMLATAASDILDTMGWNKPVNKGIRSLQPSLFTSLSAEEQQIMALFEGKSRLHLEELYIHSKLSGSQVATAVFNLEMQCLIKCLPGQLYEPVS; from the coding sequence ATGCCCGATGAATTAATGTACAGGATTGCATTAACCCAGGTACCTATGCTGGGCGATGTAAGCATCCGTAAGCTCCTGGAGCATTTCGACAGTGCCGCGGCCATCTTCCGGGCACGCTCCTGGCAGCTGGAGAAAACAGCACATATTGGCAGCATCAAAGCCAATGCTATCCGCAAATTCAGCGATTTTACCTCCATAGAAAAAGAAATCTCCTTTCTCAGTGATTACGATATACAGCCGTTGTGGATTCAGGACAGCAGCTATCCCGGCAGGCTAAAACACTGCTACGATGCACCGGCAATGCTGTATTACAAAGGCAAGGCAGACTTAAACGGCCACCGGATGGTGAATGTAATAGGCACGCGGCAGCCATCCCCTTATGGGGTACAGGTTTGCGGGCAGATAGTCAATGATTTATGTGCGGCAGGTGTGATAATCGTCAGCGGGCTGGCTTACGGCATTGATATCATTGCCCATAGGGCAGCATTGGCAGCAGAACAGCCCACCGTCGGGGTTTTGGCACATGGGCTGGACAGAATTTATCCTTCCGTGCACCAGGATACGGCCAGGGAAATGGCCCTCAAGGGCGGCTTACTGACCGATTACAGGTGCGGTACCCTGCCCGACAGGCAGAATTTCCCCCGTAGAAACCGGATAGTGGCTGGCTTATGCGACGCCACCATCGTGATTGAAAGCGGCATAAAAGGAGGTTCCCTTATCACTGCCGAACTGGCTAATGGCTATAACCGCGATGTATTCTGCGTGCCTGGCCGTATTAATGAATGGCACGCGGCAGGATGTAACAGTCTCATCCAGCAGAACAAGGCCATGCTCGCTACTGCTGCAAGCGATATTTTAGATACCATGGGCTGGAATAAGCCCGTAAATAAAGGCATCCGTTCCTTACAGCCTTCATTATTCACGAGTTTGTCAGCCGAAGAACAGCAAATCATGGCCTTATTTGAGGGCAAATCGAGACTGCACCTGGAGGAATTATATATTCACAGCAAACTTAGCGGTAGCCAGGTGGCAACAGCCGTATTTAACCTGGAAATGCAATGCCTGATTAAATGTCTGCCAGGTCAACTATATGAACCTGTCAGCTAA
- a CDS encoding 5'-nucleotidase, lipoprotein e(P4) family — protein sequence MKRILGVLLLAGMAACKSVQPVVTPPAVQSTKLIPHGAAWAALWQQQSGEYKALCLQAYQLAALRLDQYLAKGGAKPLAVVTDIDETVLDNSPYSVHQALNDRGYDEKSWAEWTAKAAADTVPGAPNFFKYAASKGVQVFYITNRAESERAATLKNLQRYNFPFADDQHLMLKTTTSGKEARRQQVLQQYDIVMLFGDNLSDFSNIFDKKPYEERNAAALKSSAEFGSRFIVLPNPMYGDWEGAIYNFQYKLTDHQKDSIMQSVLKNY from the coding sequence ATGAAAAGGATTTTGGGTGTTTTACTGCTGGCCGGTATGGCGGCATGTAAGTCTGTTCAGCCTGTTGTAACTCCTCCTGCTGTACAGAGCACCAAACTGATCCCGCATGGTGCTGCCTGGGCAGCACTCTGGCAACAGCAATCCGGAGAATACAAGGCGCTGTGTCTGCAGGCTTATCAGCTGGCGGCATTAAGACTCGATCAATACCTGGCTAAGGGCGGTGCGAAGCCCCTGGCAGTAGTAACAGATATCGACGAAACTGTACTGGATAACAGTCCTTATTCTGTTCATCAGGCACTGAACGACCGTGGATATGATGAGAAAAGCTGGGCAGAGTGGACCGCCAAAGCCGCCGCAGATACTGTTCCCGGTGCACCGAACTTCTTTAAATACGCTGCCTCCAAAGGTGTGCAGGTGTTTTATATCACCAACCGTGCGGAGTCTGAACGTGCTGCTACCCTGAAGAACCTGCAGCGTTATAATTTTCCATTTGCAGACGATCAGCACCTGATGCTGAAAACAACAACTTCCGGCAAGGAAGCCCGCCGTCAGCAAGTGTTACAGCAATATGATATTGTGATGTTGTTTGGTGATAACCTGAGCGACTTCTCCAATATTTTTGATAAGAAGCCTTATGAAGAGCGCAATGCTGCTGCCCTGAAATCAAGTGCTGAATTTGGTTCCAGGTTTATTGTACTGCCAAATCCAATGTATGGCGACTGGGAAGGTGCCATCTATAATTTCCAGTATAAACTGACAGATCACCAGAAAGACTCTATTATGCAGTCTGTGTTGAAAAATTACTAG
- a CDS encoding nuclear transport factor 2 family protein yields the protein MKNTSLAVVTNFLAAVQKLDFDTVAGLLHPNVKWEQPGNNRFSGIKNSVEDVLAMASGMFAISEQTFALDAVHSYAVNGDDVAATLTWKANREGQQLNVQNIDVYTVAEGKITAVKIFTADEQQENNFWGN from the coding sequence ATGAAAAACACTTCATTAGCCGTAGTTACCAACTTTCTTGCTGCCGTACAAAAACTTGATTTCGATACTGTTGCTGGCCTGTTACATCCAAATGTAAAATGGGAACAGCCAGGCAATAACAGGTTTTCGGGCATTAAAAATTCAGTGGAGGATGTCCTGGCAATGGCCAGTGGTATGTTCGCCATTTCTGAACAAACATTTGCACTCGATGCAGTACATTCTTATGCCGTAAATGGGGATGATGTAGCTGCAACCCTTACCTGGAAAGCGAATCGGGAGGGTCAGCAGCTGAATGTGCAAAATATAGATGTATATACAGTAGCAGAAGGAAAAATTACAGCTGTAAAAATCTTCACGGCAGACGAGCAGCAGGAAAACAATTTCTGGGGCAACTAA
- a CDS encoding AraC family transcriptional regulator, with translation MMKNLVQLILAYAALRNIDTAQLCKQSYIDMKLLKKKDAPAATAAQLHNLWSNAAHLCGDPLFGLHFGESLRTTALGIVGNIIETSANVGEALTHSAALVHLITDQCRMEIVPGKGTFKVRLLPTKNTGVNPLMEVLLVVVIHELDGLLLTKITPKAVVLPYKTENPAEYERVFRCRVGKSTGEYSLTFSQQYWEEPILTANYELQEMLLKQTSHLTIINKNNQQLATRIQHYLLANAYLGVAPLNDIAANFNMSPRTLQRQLKEEGYSYQRIADNVKRSLAEHYITAGNFALKDISWMLGYNELSAFSRAFKKWTGVSPENFN, from the coding sequence ATGATGAAGAATCTGGTCCAGCTAATCCTCGCATACGCGGCGCTTCGAAATATAGATACTGCACAGTTGTGTAAGCAGTCGTATATAGATATGAAACTATTAAAGAAGAAGGATGCTCCGGCTGCTACAGCTGCACAGCTGCATAACCTATGGAGCAACGCTGCGCACCTGTGCGGCGACCCGCTTTTTGGATTACATTTTGGCGAATCATTGCGCACCACTGCACTGGGAATTGTTGGTAACATTATTGAAACCAGTGCTAATGTTGGAGAAGCACTTACCCATTCGGCGGCATTGGTACATCTCATCACCGACCAGTGCAGGATGGAAATTGTGCCGGGAAAAGGCACTTTTAAAGTCCGGCTGCTCCCTACAAAAAACACAGGTGTGAACCCATTAATGGAAGTATTGCTGGTGGTAGTCATTCATGAACTGGACGGACTGCTACTCACCAAAATTACACCTAAAGCAGTAGTGCTGCCCTACAAAACTGAAAACCCGGCTGAATATGAACGGGTGTTTCGGTGTCGTGTTGGCAAATCAACTGGTGAATATAGCCTCACCTTCTCTCAACAATATTGGGAAGAACCTATCCTTACTGCCAATTATGAGTTGCAGGAAATGCTGCTAAAACAAACCTCCCATCTCACCATCATCAATAAAAACAATCAACAGCTGGCTACCCGTATTCAGCATTACCTGCTTGCCAACGCTTATCTGGGAGTGGCGCCGCTGAACGATATTGCGGCCAATTTTAACATGAGCCCCAGAACATTACAACGACAATTAAAAGAAGAAGGTTATTCTTATCAGCGTATAGCCGACAACGTTAAACGTTCACTGGCGGAGCATTATATTACTGCCGGGAATTTTGCATTAAAAGATATTTCGTGGATGCTGGGATATAATGAACTCAGTGCTTTCAGCAGAGCGTTCAAAAAGTGGACTGGGGTATCGCCCGAAAATTTCAATTAA
- a CDS encoding OmpA family protein: MKKTILPLLAICFTMQLHAQVVTSENAPKKARASFDKAQAAISVYHTADAVPFLKEAINIAPNYLDAYGQLGMCYIELKDYKEAVNTFSKFKQLDSSSLRQIMVPYSRALAGTGDFNGALQMINQYIAGAKVSSRLAEKLKANYTFAVNDKNKNHPFQPNNLGDNINSKDPEYFPSLTIDSKTLIYTRRVNGNNEDFYISQRQNNTWGPSQDMGAPINTSFNEGAQHISQDGTILLYTGCEFPEGKGSCDLYISRKTKNGWTKPENLGAPVNTRDWESQPSLSADNQTLYFARETPTNGSDIFVSHLLPNGKWSNPENLGPNINTKGRETTPFIHADGQTLYFASEGLPGYGGLDIFYSRKQPDGSWGPAVNLGYPINTIDEEGSLVVDAAGTTAYFASDRADGKGSLDIYSFELYPEARPLQTLYVKGFVYDSTTQQRLPASVDVIDLQGGTQVARFETDENGNFLAPLPTGKDYAFHVGKKGYLFYSDNFSLKEHNPGQPFEKNIPLQPLAANASIVLHNIFFDTKQYVLKPASMLELDRLVRLLNDNPTLKIEIDGHTDNIGSDKDNKVLSENRAKAVVDYLVSKGIPAERLSSKGFGKSQPVASNDTEEGRAENRRTVFKVVSL; the protein is encoded by the coding sequence ATGAAAAAAACTATCCTTCCATTACTGGCGATATGCTTCACCATGCAACTCCATGCACAGGTGGTTACGTCAGAAAATGCGCCCAAAAAGGCCAGGGCAAGCTTTGATAAAGCACAGGCTGCCATCAGCGTATACCATACCGCTGACGCCGTACCCTTCCTGAAAGAGGCCATCAACATCGCTCCCAATTACCTGGATGCCTACGGACAGCTGGGAATGTGCTATATAGAACTCAAAGATTATAAAGAAGCCGTGAATACTTTCAGCAAATTCAAACAGCTGGACAGTAGCAGCCTTCGGCAGATTATGGTGCCCTACAGCCGCGCACTGGCAGGTACCGGCGACTTCAACGGCGCCCTGCAAATGATCAATCAGTATATCGCCGGCGCCAAAGTGAGTAGCAGACTGGCAGAGAAACTCAAAGCCAACTACACATTTGCAGTCAACGATAAAAACAAAAATCATCCTTTCCAACCAAATAACCTGGGAGATAATATCAACAGTAAAGACCCGGAATATTTCCCTTCTCTTACCATAGACAGTAAAACACTGATCTATACACGAAGAGTAAATGGCAATAATGAAGATTTCTACATCAGCCAGCGGCAGAACAATACCTGGGGCCCTTCCCAGGACATGGGCGCACCTATCAATACCAGTTTCAACGAAGGCGCTCAACATATCTCACAGGACGGTACCATCCTGTTGTATACCGGTTGTGAATTCCCGGAAGGAAAAGGTAGTTGTGATCTCTATATCTCCAGAAAAACAAAAAACGGGTGGACAAAACCTGAAAACCTGGGCGCACCGGTAAATACACGGGATTGGGAATCGCAACCTTCCTTATCTGCCGATAACCAGACGCTCTACTTTGCCCGCGAAACGCCCACCAATGGCTCAGATATATTTGTAAGTCACCTCCTGCCAAACGGCAAATGGAGCAATCCTGAAAACCTGGGGCCCAATATCAACACCAAAGGAAGAGAAACTACTCCTTTTATCCATGCAGATGGACAAACGCTGTATTTCGCTTCTGAAGGCCTTCCCGGCTACGGCGGACTAGATATCTTCTATTCCAGGAAACAACCCGATGGCTCCTGGGGACCAGCCGTAAACCTGGGCTATCCCATCAATACCATTGATGAAGAGGGTTCATTAGTAGTAGATGCAGCCGGCACTACCGCCTACTTTGCCTCAGACAGGGCCGACGGTAAAGGTTCCCTGGATATCTACAGCTTTGAACTCTATCCTGAAGCAAGACCTTTGCAAACCCTTTATGTGAAAGGATTTGTTTATGATAGTACTACCCAGCAGCGGTTACCAGCCAGTGTTGATGTGATAGACCTCCAGGGAGGTACGCAGGTAGCCAGATTTGAAACAGATGAAAATGGTAATTTCCTGGCACCACTGCCTACCGGCAAAGACTATGCATTCCATGTCGGCAAAAAAGGTTATCTCTTCTACTCAGATAATTTCTCACTAAAAGAACATAATCCGGGACAACCATTCGAGAAAAATATACCGCTGCAGCCACTGGCCGCCAATGCCAGTATTGTATTGCACAATATATTTTTTGATACCAAACAGTATGTCCTGAAACCGGCTTCTATGCTCGAATTGGACAGACTGGTGCGATTACTGAATGATAACCCGACACTGAAAATCGAGATAGACGGACATACCGATAACATAGGTAGTGACAAGGATAATAAGGTGTTGTCAGAGAACCGCGCAAAAGCAGTTGTTGACTACCTGGTATCCAAAGGCATTCCGGCGGAAAGACTGAGCAGCAAAGGATTTGGCAAATCGCAGCCGGTCGCTTCCAATGATACGGAAGAAGGAAGAGCGGAGAACAGAAGAACAGTATTTAAAGTGGTTAGCTTATAG
- a CDS encoding 7-carboxy-7-deazaguanine synthase QueE, producing the protein MSVNTLNITATLPVMERFYTIQGEGFHQGKAAYFIRLGGCDVGCHWCDVKDSWDADKHPQLSIDNVVDEAANYPGRIAVVTGGEPLLHQLDALTKALHKKGFNTHIETSGSSPLSGSWDWITLSPKKFKAPLPEVCKAASELKVVIFNKSDFAWAEKHAAMVGKSCKLYLAPEWSKSAEMTPLIIDYIKDNPQWQLSLQIHKYINVP; encoded by the coding sequence ATGTCAGTAAATACTTTAAATATAACCGCCACCTTACCGGTGATGGAGCGCTTTTACACGATTCAGGGTGAAGGCTTCCATCAGGGCAAGGCAGCCTATTTCATCCGTCTTGGCGGCTGTGACGTGGGATGCCACTGGTGCGACGTAAAAGATAGCTGGGACGCAGATAAACACCCGCAATTATCCATAGATAATGTGGTGGATGAGGCTGCAAATTACCCAGGCCGTATTGCCGTAGTGACCGGTGGAGAACCGCTGCTCCACCAGCTCGATGCACTCACGAAAGCACTCCATAAAAAGGGTTTTAATACACATATTGAAACTTCCGGCTCCTCTCCGCTCAGTGGCAGCTGGGACTGGATCACGCTTTCTCCTAAAAAGTTCAAGGCACCACTGCCGGAAGTCTGCAAGGCTGCCAGCGAACTCAAAGTGGTTATCTTCAACAAAAGCGATTTCGCCTGGGCTGAAAAGCATGCCGCCATGGTAGGTAAAAGCTGTAAGCTATACCTGGCACCGGAATGGAGCAAAAGTGCCGAAATGACGCCGCTGATCATCGATTATATTAAAGATAATCCCCAGTGGCAGCTATCGCTACAGATACACAAGTATATCAATGTACCTTAA
- the folD gene encoding bifunctional methylenetetrahydrofolate dehydrogenase/methenyltetrahydrofolate cyclohydrolase FolD: protein MQILDGKLVSEAIKAQLAASVAELKAAGKKVPHLAAILVGNNPASETYVASKVKSCAECGYNSTLLRFDEQISEKHLLDQITLLNENPDIDGILVQLPLPKHISEELVINTIDPSKDVDGFHPMNVGKMVSGLPAFIPATPYGIMLMLEHYNVPTKGKHAVVIGRSHIVGTPISILLSRNTNPGNCTVTLTHSHTHNLAEICRQADIIVAAIGKPNFVTADMVKEGAVIVDVGINRVEDATKKSGFRLIGDVKFDEVAPKCSYITPVPGGVGPMTIAALLKNTYHACIGLRGSMN, encoded by the coding sequence ATGCAAATTTTAGACGGTAAACTTGTTTCTGAGGCTATCAAAGCCCAATTAGCCGCTTCAGTGGCTGAATTAAAGGCCGCTGGCAAAAAGGTCCCTCACCTGGCTGCCATCCTGGTTGGTAACAATCCTGCGAGCGAAACCTACGTTGCTTCCAAAGTAAAGTCATGTGCAGAATGCGGATATAACTCTACCCTCCTGCGTTTCGATGAACAGATTTCTGAAAAGCACCTGCTGGACCAGATCACCCTGCTCAACGAAAATCCGGATATCGATGGTATCCTGGTACAGCTGCCTTTACCAAAGCATATCAGCGAAGAACTCGTCATCAATACGATTGATCCAAGCAAGGATGTAGATGGCTTCCATCCTATGAACGTAGGTAAAATGGTAAGTGGTCTGCCTGCTTTTATTCCGGCTACTCCATATGGTATCATGCTGATGCTGGAACACTACAATGTGCCTACAAAAGGTAAACATGCAGTAGTGATCGGCCGCAGCCATATCGTAGGTACGCCTATCAGCATACTGCTGAGCCGCAATACCAATCCGGGCAACTGCACCGTCACGCTGACCCACTCTCATACACATAATCTCGCAGAAATCTGCCGTCAGGCCGATATCATTGTTGCCGCTATCGGCAAGCCTAACTTCGTAACCGCTGATATGGTGAAAGAAGGCGCTGTTATTGTGGATGTGGGAATCAACCGTGTTGAAGATGCCACCAAGAAAAGCGGTTTCCGCCTGATCGGTGACGTTAAATTTGATGAAGTAGCACCTAAATGCAGCTACATCACGCCGGTACCAGGAGGCGTAGGTCCGATGACCATCGCCGCGCTGCTGAAAAATACCTATCACGCCTGCATAGGCCTCAGAGGTAGTATGAATTAA
- the pckA gene encoding phosphoenolpyruvate carboxykinase (ATP) has translation MQMSSVRNPVADLRGLGIENASAVYYQLSPEKLVQQTVERNQGVLSDTGALAVNTGEFTGRSPNDKFIVKDDITANTVNWNNFNIPFTTECFDRLYQKVTAYFAGKEVWVRDCIACADPAYRIGVKVITEYPWSNLFAYNMFLRPSEEELEQMPEDWTVIQAPGFMADATCDGTRQHNFAIVSFTKKVILIGGTAYTGEIKKGIFTVLNYILPHDKKVLSMHCSANQGSKGDTAIFFGLSGTGKTTLSADPARKLIGDDEHGWTNDSVFNFEGGCYAKCIDLSAEKEPEIFQAVRPGALLENITFFPGTNKVNYADKSITENTRVSYPLTYIPNALEPSIGAVPKNIFFLTADAYGVLPPISKLTPGQAMYQFISGYTAKVAGTEAGVTEPKSTFSACFGAPFLPLHPAQYAQMLGEKMRKNEVNVWLINTGWTGGPYGTGSRIKLAYTRAMIAAAIDGKLESVKYRSTPVFGLAIPETCPNVPADILDPRNTWSDKTAYDAKAANLAGQFIRNFEQYAGAADKEILDAAPKI, from the coding sequence ATGCAAATGAGTAGCGTAAGGAATCCTGTTGCTGACTTACGGGGACTGGGCATAGAGAACGCTTCTGCCGTATATTACCAGCTCTCTCCGGAGAAACTGGTACAGCAAACAGTAGAGAGGAACCAGGGTGTTTTATCCGATACTGGCGCACTAGCTGTGAACACCGGTGAATTTACCGGCCGTTCTCCCAACGATAAATTCATTGTAAAGGATGACATCACTGCCAACACCGTAAACTGGAATAATTTCAATATTCCGTTTACTACTGAGTGTTTCGACCGTTTGTACCAGAAAGTTACTGCCTATTTTGCCGGAAAAGAGGTATGGGTACGTGACTGCATTGCCTGTGCTGATCCTGCTTATCGCATCGGCGTAAAAGTGATCACGGAATATCCATGGTCTAACCTGTTTGCCTACAATATGTTCCTCCGTCCTTCTGAGGAAGAACTGGAGCAGATGCCTGAAGACTGGACTGTTATTCAGGCACCGGGCTTTATGGCGGATGCAACTTGTGACGGCACACGTCAGCACAACTTTGCGATAGTGAGCTTTACAAAGAAAGTAATCCTGATCGGCGGAACTGCCTATACCGGCGAAATCAAGAAAGGCATTTTCACCGTACTGAACTATATTTTACCGCACGATAAAAAAGTGCTGAGCATGCACTGCTCTGCCAACCAGGGAAGTAAAGGCGATACTGCCATTTTCTTCGGACTGAGCGGCACCGGTAAAACTACCCTCAGCGCGGATCCTGCCCGCAAACTCATCGGTGATGACGAACACGGCTGGACAAACGACAGCGTTTTCAATTTCGAAGGTGGCTGTTATGCAAAATGTATAGACCTGAGCGCGGAAAAAGAGCCGGAAATCTTCCAGGCTGTGCGTCCGGGGGCTTTACTGGAGAATATTACCTTCTTCCCGGGTACCAACAAAGTGAATTATGCAGATAAGAGCATCACGGAAAATACCCGTGTTTCCTATCCGCTGACATATATTCCAAATGCGCTGGAACCTTCAATAGGAGCAGTTCCTAAGAATATTTTCTTCCTGACGGCAGACGCATATGGTGTTTTACCGCCTATCTCTAAACTGACGCCAGGACAGGCCATGTACCAGTTCATTTCCGGCTATACCGCTAAAGTGGCGGGTACAGAAGCCGGTGTAACTGAGCCTAAGTCTACCTTCAGCGCCTGCTTTGGAGCGCCTTTCCTGCCGCTGCATCCTGCACAGTATGCACAGATGCTGGGAGAGAAAATGCGTAAAAACGAAGTTAATGTCTGGTTAATCAACACCGGATGGACTGGCGGCCCTTATGGCACTGGTAGCCGTATCAAGCTGGCTTATACCCGTGCGATGATCGCTGCTGCCATTGATGGAAAGCTGGAGAGCGTTAAATACCGTTCAACACCGGTTTTTGGCCTGGCCATCCCTGAAACATGTCCGAATGTACCGGCAGATATTCTCGATCCACGTAATACCTGGAGCGACAAAACTGCCTACGATGCGAAGGCTGCCAACCTTGCCGGACAGTTTATCCGCAATTTCGAACAATACGCCGGAGCCGCTGACAAAGAAATTCTTGATGCAGCTCCAAAAATTTAG
- a CDS encoding aminopeptidase P N-terminal domain-containing protein — protein sequence MKNLPLDPQLFIKNRQRFVAKMKPQSIAIINSNDELPTNGDALFKFKQNSDLYWLTGIDQEDTMVVLYPDNPDPKFREVLVLVRPNELKEKWDGHRLRKEEATAISGMTTIVWLDALDALLQQWVHEATNVYLNTNENNRKSNYVPVRDYRYAAEMKERYPLHSFLRAATIFKELRSVKTPEEIKVLDVAMEITNKAFRRILKFIKPGVWEHEIQAEILHEFLRNRSAGEAYGSIIASGDRARTLHYVFNNQECKDGELILMDFGAEYGGYNADLTRTVPVNGKFTPRQREVYNACLHLHHYAVSILKPGITLAKYHEMMGEEAGREFVKLGILTEDDIKNQDPENPAYRKYLYHGISHHLGVDVHDLAPSFHQPIPDGCVLTVEPGIYIEQEKMGIRIENNYWITSKGNIDLMKNIPITADEIEALMK from the coding sequence ATGAAGAATCTGCCTTTGGATCCGCAGCTGTTTATAAAGAACCGCCAGCGCTTTGTGGCTAAAATGAAGCCACAGTCTATCGCCATTATCAACTCCAATGATGAACTGCCCACTAATGGCGACGCATTGTTTAAGTTCAAGCAGAACTCAGACCTGTACTGGCTCACAGGGATTGACCAGGAAGATACCATGGTTGTTTTATACCCGGATAATCCTGATCCTAAATTCCGTGAAGTACTTGTGCTCGTACGTCCTAATGAGCTGAAAGAAAAGTGGGATGGTCACCGCCTGAGAAAAGAGGAAGCTACGGCTATCTCCGGTATGACTACCATCGTGTGGTTGGATGCACTGGATGCATTATTGCAGCAGTGGGTGCATGAAGCAACAAATGTCTACCTGAACACCAACGAAAATAACCGTAAATCCAACTACGTTCCTGTTCGCGATTACCGCTATGCGGCAGAAATGAAGGAACGTTATCCTTTACACAGTTTCCTGCGTGCAGCCACTATCTTCAAGGAACTGCGTTCTGTAAAAACACCGGAGGAAATCAAAGTACTGGACGTTGCCATGGAAATCACCAACAAGGCTTTCCGTCGCATCCTGAAATTTATCAAACCTGGTGTATGGGAACATGAAATTCAGGCAGAAATCCTGCATGAATTCCTGCGTAACCGCTCTGCTGGTGAAGCTTATGGCTCGATTATCGCCTCCGGCGACCGTGCCCGTACCCTGCACTATGTTTTCAATAACCAGGAATGTAAAGATGGTGAACTGATCCTCATGGACTTCGGTGCTGAATATGGCGGTTACAATGCCGATCTGACCCGTACCGTACCGGTAAATGGTAAGTTTACACCACGTCAGCGCGAGGTATACAACGCTTGTCTGCACCTGCACCACTACGCTGTTTCTATTCTGAAACCGGGCATTACACTGGCTAAATACCATGAAATGATGGGTGAAGAGGCTGGAAGAGAATTTGTAAAACTGGGTATTCTTACTGAAGATGATATTAAAAATCAGGACCCTGAAAATCCTGCTTACCGCAAATATCTCTACCATGGTATTTCTCACCACCTTGGCGTAGACGTACATGACCTGGCGCCTTCCTTCCACCAGCCAATCCCTGATGGATGTGTACTGACAGTAGAACCGGGTATTTACATCGAACAGGAAAAAATGGGTATCCGTATCGAAAATAACTACTGGATCACTTCCAAAGGTAATATCGATCTGATGAAAAATATCCCGATCACCGCTGATGAAATTGAAGCTTTAATGAAATAA